CGGTGTGGACTCCTGGTCCAAAATGAACCCGAACTTTCAAACCACCCTCAAAGATGTACAAGAAGTAACGGATGAAAATTTGGAGAAAATCATTGAATTAAAACCTGATCTCATCATCGGCCTTTCCAATATTAAAAATGTAGATAAATTAAAACAAATTGCCCCAACCGTTACCTACACGTACGGAAAAGTCGATTATTTGAAACAACACCTGGAAATCGGCAAGCTGCTGAACAAAGAAAAAGAAGCAACGGCTTGGGTCGATGACTTCAAAAAACGCGCACAACAAGCAGGCACAGACATTAAAGCCAAAATCGGTGCGGACAAAACCATTTCTGTTATCGAGAGCTTTGATAAGCAGCTTTATGTCTTCGGCGACAACTGGGGACGCGGCACGGAGATCCTGTACCAAGAAATGAAACTGGCGATGCCCGCAAAAGTGAAAGAAATGGCTTTGAAAGACGGCTACTACGCCCTATCCGCTGAAGTTCTGCCGCAGTACATGGGCGATTATGTCATCTTCAGTAAAAACCCGGATGCGGATAACAGCTTCCAAAAAACAGATACTTACAAAAATACGCCAGCTGCCAAAAACAATCACGTTTACGAAGCTAACGCCAAAGAGTTTTATTTCAACGATCCCCTCACGCTTGATTTTCAATTGAATTTCTTTATCAAGAACTTACTCGGTAAATAACACAGCAAGGAGAGTTCTTGAATGAACAAATCGGTTCCTTTTCTGCTTAAACTCATCGTCAGTCTTATCGTGTTCGTGGGCAGCTTTGTTATCGCCATGGTATTCGGAGCCGCTGATGTAACCGTGAAAGACGTCTGGCTGGCCCTCACCTCTTCAGCAACTGGAGATACAATTACACTTATTCGCGAATTGCGCTTACCGCGTGAAGTTGCAGGGATTTTCGTTGGGGCGGCCTTGGCCGTCTCCGGCGCTATTATGCAGGGCATCACTCGAAACCCGCTGGCAGACCCCGGTCTTCTGGGGTTAACGGCTGGTGCTAACGCTGCGTTAGCCTTCACGGTGGCTTTCCTGCCATCCACCAATTACTTCGGAATCATGATTGTGTGCTTCATCGGAGCTGCCATCGGGGCTATCCTGGTATTTGGTATCGGCGCTATGAGAAAAGGGGGTTTGTCCCCCATTCGCATCGTATTGGCCGGTTCTGCCGTTTCCGCGTTCCTCTATGCGATTGCCGAAGGTATCGGTCTCGCGTTTAAAATTTCCAAAGAAGTTTCCATGTGGACAGCTGGCGGATTAATCGGCACCTCCTGGGGCCAGTTGCAGATCATCGCTCCCTTCATTATCCTTGGGACTGTGATCTCGATCCTGCTCTCCAGGCAGCTAACCGTCCTAAGTTTAAGTGAAGAGGTCGCTGTTGGTCTGGGACAAAAAACGGCTCAAATCAAGACCGTTCTCTTTATCGTCATCATTCTGCTTGCCGGCGCATCCGTAGCCTTGGTAGGCAATATGGCTTTCATTGGCTTGATGATTCCTCATATCGTTCGGGCCATCGTTGGCACCGACTATCGTTTCATCATTCCGATGTCAGCCGTTCTGGGTGCGGCCTTCATGCTGTTGGCGGATACCCTGGCTCGTACGATCCATGCGCCTTACGAGACGCCTATCGTTGCGATTGTTGCAATGTTAGGGCTGCCTTTCTTCCTGTTTATCGTACGTAGAGGGGGCAAAGCATTCCCATGATTCATCCCGCTATCCTTAGAAAACAAAGGCTTCTCGTTCTTGGCGGCTTAGCCCTCATCCTCGTTACGATCATTATCGGAATGGGGCTCGGCTACTCTTCGTTATCTTACGACAGATTGATCCCCACGCTGCTAGGTCAGGGAACATTCAAGGAGGAGTTCGTCCTCTTCTCCATCCGTTTACCCCGGATCGCAATTACCGTGCTGTCAGGCATGGCACTGGCTTTGTCGGGGGCGATTTTGCAAGGTATTACCCGCAATGATCTCGCTGATCCCGGTATCATTGGGATTAATTCCGGCGCAGGCGTCGCCGTCGCGATTTTCTTCCTCTTTTTCCCGATTCAGGAAGGCACTTTCGTGTATCTGCTTCCGCTAGTTGCTTTTGTCGGGGCAATTCTTACGGCAGCTTGCATTTATGCTCTTTCCTATAGTCGGCAAACAGGTTTGCAGCCCGTTCGTTTAGTCCTTATCGGGGTTGGCTTTTCCCTGGCGCTGTCGGGCATTATGATTGTGGTCATCTCATCGGCGGAACGGTCCAAAGTGGATTTCATTGCCAAATGGTTGGCGGGGAACATCTGGGGGACGGACTGGCCGTTCGTCTGGGCCATTCTTCCGTGGCTCGTGGTCTTGATTCCTTTCACCTTATATAAAGCGAATCGTTTAAACCTGCTCGGACTAGGCGACCCTGTGGCCGTCGGTGTAGGCGTATCTGTCGAAAAAGAGCGCATCATCCTGCTCTTAACCGCCGTTGCCCTGGCCGCATCTGCCGTATCGGTGACAGGCGGCATTACCTTCATTGGCCTAATGGCTCCACACATTGCCAAGGCTCTGGTTGGGCCTAGGAATCAATTATTCATCCCGATTGCTATCTTGCTTGGCGGGTGGCTCTTGCTGCTAGCGGACACCATCGGCCGCAATATCATT
Above is a genomic segment from Paenibacillus sp. HWE-109 containing:
- a CDS encoding FecCD family ABC transporter permease; this translates as MIHPAILRKQRLLVLGGLALILVTIIIGMGLGYSSLSYDRLIPTLLGQGTFKEEFVLFSIRLPRIAITVLSGMALALSGAILQGITRNDLADPGIIGINSGAGVAVAIFFLFFPIQEGTFVYLLPLVAFVGAILTAACIYALSYSRQTGLQPVRLVLIGVGFSLALSGIMIVVISSAERSKVDFIAKWLAGNIWGTDWPFVWAILPWLVVLIPFTLYKANRLNLLGLGDPVAVGVGVSVEKERIILLLTAVALAASAVSVTGGITFIGLMAPHIAKALVGPRNQLFIPIAILLGGWLLLLADTIGRNIIGTDGIPAGIMVALIGAPYFMYLLLKK
- a CDS encoding iron-hydroxamate ABC transporter substrate-binding protein; amino-acid sequence: MKKLLLPFLLILVLAISACSSTAPKDSASSQPSAAATAKTDAKAESKPAKITYQSENGPVEVPGNPQRVIVLSSFAGNVMALKVNLVGVDSWSKMNPNFQTTLKDVQEVTDENLEKIIELKPDLIIGLSNIKNVDKLKQIAPTVTYTYGKVDYLKQHLEIGKLLNKEKEATAWVDDFKKRAQQAGTDIKAKIGADKTISVIESFDKQLYVFGDNWGRGTEILYQEMKLAMPAKVKEMALKDGYYALSAEVLPQYMGDYVIFSKNPDADNSFQKTDTYKNTPAAKNNHVYEANAKEFYFNDPLTLDFQLNFFIKNLLGK
- a CDS encoding FecCD family ABC transporter permease translates to MNKSVPFLLKLIVSLIVFVGSFVIAMVFGAADVTVKDVWLALTSSATGDTITLIRELRLPREVAGIFVGAALAVSGAIMQGITRNPLADPGLLGLTAGANAALAFTVAFLPSTNYFGIMIVCFIGAAIGAILVFGIGAMRKGGLSPIRIVLAGSAVSAFLYAIAEGIGLAFKISKEVSMWTAGGLIGTSWGQLQIIAPFIILGTVISILLSRQLTVLSLSEEVAVGLGQKTAQIKTVLFIVIILLAGASVALVGNMAFIGLMIPHIVRAIVGTDYRFIIPMSAVLGAAFMLLADTLARTIHAPYETPIVAIVAMLGLPFFLFIVRRGGKAFP